A region of Mycolicibacterium brumae DNA encodes the following proteins:
- a CDS encoding MBL fold metallo-hydrolase, with protein MLGQAIRLAGGTAAMVSGGWVMHALHGVPKSLGASPMQIHRVAKDSPNYRDGVFHNTEPSVMLSIDRAQMWKVAHDMFGGTGQRPAGEIPVVVPDICSPAADLAATWMGHSSVLIEVDGYRVLADPVWSQRCSPSQVVGPARLHPTPLPLSSLPAIDAVIISHDHYDHLDTETIVELGRGQNALFYVPLGIGQHLRRWGIPDARITELDWGERARLAELELVCTPARHFSGRSLSRDHTLWSSWAVLGPRHRVFFGGDTGYTKAFADVGDELGPFDLTLMPVGAYHPSWPDIHMNPEEAVRAHRDVSDSGLLVPIHWATFRLAPHAWSEPVERMLSAAAETGVATATPRPGQRVAQLGDAADAWWREL; from the coding sequence ATGCTGGGGCAAGCGATTCGGTTGGCCGGTGGCACCGCGGCGATGGTGTCCGGCGGTTGGGTGATGCACGCCCTGCACGGTGTGCCCAAATCACTGGGCGCCAGCCCGATGCAGATCCACCGCGTCGCCAAGGACTCGCCCAACTACCGCGACGGGGTGTTCCACAACACCGAGCCGTCGGTGATGCTCAGCATCGACCGGGCCCAGATGTGGAAGGTCGCCCACGACATGTTCGGCGGCACCGGGCAGCGGCCGGCCGGCGAGATCCCGGTCGTCGTGCCGGACATCTGCTCGCCGGCCGCCGACCTGGCCGCCACCTGGATGGGCCACTCCTCGGTGCTCATCGAGGTCGACGGCTACCGGGTGCTGGCCGACCCGGTGTGGAGTCAGCGCTGCTCGCCCTCGCAGGTCGTCGGCCCCGCCCGGCTGCACCCGACGCCGTTGCCGCTGAGCTCGCTGCCGGCCATCGACGCGGTGATCATCAGCCACGACCACTATGACCACCTCGACACCGAAACCATCGTCGAACTGGGCCGCGGTCAGAACGCGCTGTTCTACGTTCCGCTCGGCATCGGCCAGCACCTGCGCCGGTGGGGCATCCCGGACGCCCGGATCACCGAGCTGGACTGGGGCGAGCGCGCCCGGCTCGCCGAATTGGAGCTCGTCTGCACCCCGGCCCGGCACTTCTCCGGCCGCAGCCTGAGCCGCGACCACACGCTGTGGTCGTCCTGGGCGGTGCTCGGGCCGCGGCACCGGGTTTTCTTCGGCGGCGACACCGGCTACACCAAGGCGTTCGCCGACGTCGGTGACGAGCTCGGCCCGTTCGACCTGACCCTGATGCCCGTCGGGGCCTATCACCCCAGTTGGCCGGACATCCACATGAACCCGGAGGAGGCGGTCCGCGCGCACCGCGACGTCTCCGACTCCGGGCTGCTGGTGCCGATCCACTGGGCCACCTTCCGGCTGGCCCCGCACGCCTGGTCCGAGCCGGTCGAGCGGATGCTCAGCGCCGCCGCGGAGACCGGGGTCGCCACCGCGACGCCGCGCCCCGGGCAGCGGGTGGCGCAGCTCGGAGACGCGGCCGACGCGTGGTGGCGGGAGCTTTAG